GAACAGTGACAAGTCTAAAAAGCCAGAGGCGCCTAGCAGCCCAAATTTTAAAGGTTGGGCAGGATAGGGTGTGGATAGACCCTAATAGGATAGAGGATGTTGAAGCCGCCATAACCCGCGAGGAAATTAGGAAGCTCATCCACGAGGGTGTAATTAAGCCTTTAAAGGAGAAGGGTGTCAGCCGATCAAGAGCAAGAATTATTCACCAAAAGAAGAAGAAAGGCTTGAGACGGGGACCTGGAAGCAGAAGCGGTGCAGCCAAAGCTAAAATTTCTAAAAAGGAGGCTTGGATGAACAAGGTTCGCGCCTTAAGGAAAAGGCTTCGCGAATTAAAAGCTGAAAAAATAATCACCGAAAACACTTACAGAAAGCTTTACACAATGGTTAAAAGCGGAAGGTTCACGTCTGTCGCCGATATGGAGAGGTTCCTAAAGGCTCATGAACTCTGGAGGAAACGTTGATGGCAAGGAGTTCACGTTATAGTGTATCATACCGCCGAAGAAGAGAGGGCAAAACAGATTATCGGAAAAGAAAAGCCTTAATCCTTTCCAGAAAGCCTAGGCTTGTGGTTCGCGGCACACTCAAAAACATCATTGTCCAAATAGTTGCCGCCAAACCCAACGGCGACGAAGTTTTGGTTTCAGCCCACAGCAGAGAACTCCTAAAAAATTATGGTTGGAAAGCCCCTAGGGGGAATCTTCCAGCAGCCTATTTAACAGGACTTTTATGTGGGTTAAAAGCCAAAGCGAAAGGCATTAAAGAGGCGGTTTTAGACATTGGACTGCATTCTCCCACGAAAGGTGCAAGGGTTTTTGCAGCCCTTAAGGGAGTTTTGGATGCTGGTTTGAGTGTCCCGCATGGAGAGGAGAAACTGCCAGA
This sequence is a window from Candidatus Bathyarchaeia archaeon. Protein-coding genes within it:
- a CDS encoding 50S ribosomal protein L18, whose amino-acid sequence is MARSSRYSVSYRRRREGKTDYRKRKALILSRKPRLVVRGTLKNIIVQIVAAKPNGDEVLVSAHSRELLKNYGWKAPRGNLPAAYLTGLLCGLKAKAKGIKEAVLDIGLHSPTKGARVFAALKGVLDAGLSVPHGEEKLPDEKRIQGVHIAQYAKMLTTNTEKYMAAFSKYLENKIPPESLPEHFAEVKKAVIAAFKGEG
- a CDS encoding 50S ribosomal protein L19e, coding for MTSLKSQRRLAAQILKVGQDRVWIDPNRIEDVEAAITREEIRKLIHEGVIKPLKEKGVSRSRARIIHQKKKKGLRRGPGSRSGAAKAKISKKEAWMNKVRALRKRLRELKAEKIITENTYRKLYTMVKSGRFTSVADMERFLKAHELWRKR